The following proteins are encoded in a genomic region of Arcobacter suis CECT 7833:
- a CDS encoding heme-binding domain-containing protein produces the protein MVGKLIIGGIITAVVIQFIPYGKTYSNPPIVSEPTWDSPQTKELFNNACANCHSNQTIYPWYSKIAPISWLVAFDVEEGREHFNVSTWGVQKKNKGDESAKELKNGDMPPWFYLPTHPEAKLSEIQTQELIIGLEKTFGKEESGKIENKK, from the coding sequence ATGGTAGGAAAATTAATTATTGGTGGTATTATCACAGCCGTAGTAATCCAGTTTATTCCTTATGGGAAAACTTACTCTAATCCACCAATTGTAAGTGAACCAACATGGGATTCACCACAAACAAAAGAACTTTTTAACAATGCCTGTGCAAATTGTCATTCAAATCAAACTATTTATCCTTGGTATAGTAAAATAGCTCCTATTTCATGGCTTGTAGCTTTTGATGTTGAAGAAGGAAGAGAACATTTTAATGTATCTACTTGGGGTGTACAGAAAAAAAATAAAGGTGATGAATCAGCCAAAGAGTTAAAAAATGGTGATATGCCACCATGGTTTTATTTACCAACACATCCAGAAGCTAAATTAAGTGAAATACAAACTCAAGAATTAATAATTGGCTTAGAAAAAACTTTTGGAAAAGAAGAAAGTGGAAAAATTGAGAATAAAAAATAA
- a CDS encoding cupin domain-containing protein: MDKYCNNSVAFESTCIPKTVNASISVLTPKEDKDFIVRKVTLAKDGSMPNHINEIQHQQYVLKGEAKVMVGDEEYHAKAGDFIYIPAGVAHKYEACYNSGYEFLCMITTKEDKITML; encoded by the coding sequence ATGGACAAATATTGTAACAACTCAGTAGCATTTGAATCAACATGTATTCCAAAAACTGTAAATGCATCAATTAGCGTTTTAACACCAAAAGAAGATAAAGATTTTATTGTAAGAAAAGTAACTTTAGCAAAAGATGGTTCTATGCCAAATCATATAAATGAAATTCAACACCAACAATATGTGTTAAAAGGTGAAGCAAAAGTTATGGTTGGAGATGAAGAGTATCATGCAAAAGCTGGAGATTTTATCTATATTCCTGCTGGTGTTGCCCACAAATATGAAGCATGTTATAACAGTGGTTATGAATTTTTATGTATGATAACTACTAAAGAAGACAAAATCACTATGCTTTAG
- a CDS encoding molybdopterin oxidoreductase family protein — MQESNINSVCTYCGTGCDITAQVENNKIVKIYAQNDGYVSQGKLCIKGAQGYGFVDSNERIRNSRVKKSFIEKNIEELPQELKARAKTLKEFNELYFEAPYEFATSLAAWKLMDIKEKYGRHAFCGMGGARTSCESSYMFQKFVREAMDSPHVDNCARVCHSPSLKGMRTTIGEGAATNPFDDIFKTENIVVMGSNTTEAHPIVANRMIKAARDKTATLSVIDVRQTQLSKFGEQLIIPYEANLLVLNMMAYVILSEKLYNTEFIDSRCTGFEAYKESILNDPYANPEFMAQVKGYEYLVEQIPQVARLYATKKSMFFWGLGITEHLDGSYAVMAITHLAMMTGNIGKTGTGLMPLRGQNNVQGACDTGCLPYYGPDYTVPEEIGLMTPQLIDEMIAGRIKAMYVMGEDIAHIHPNQNKVHKGLANLELIISNELFMNEITKMADIIFGVKSAYEKTGVYVNAMRRLHLSQPLVKTDLPDDWEVLRDIENKINGEFEFKNSEDVWNEAKEAVGSRFSGATYHKLSNNRNRGMLWPIKKEDTPILHVEDFRTEDGKGTFAYHQYQLREQVKKLVNKEEFAKNEFYLTTGRTIVQYNNAAQTQRSEALNSKYDKDVVLASIEDKDRIGSDNIIMRTQYGETAVLPVKFVKTIKQGTLFTTFHHAASKVNYIFGDEADELIMTAKFKSIRVEVESIKD, encoded by the coding sequence ATGCAGGAATCTAATATCAATTCTGTTTGTACTTATTGTGGTACTGGTTGTGATATTACAGCACAAGTTGAAAATAATAAGATTGTTAAAATTTATGCTCAAAATGATGGTTATGTATCTCAAGGTAAGCTTTGTATAAAAGGCGCTCAAGGATATGGATTTGTTGATTCAAATGAAAGAATACGAAATTCAAGGGTAAAAAAATCTTTTATAGAAAAAAATATAGAAGAACTTCCACAAGAGCTAAAAGCTAGAGCTAAAACTCTAAAAGAATTCAATGAACTTTATTTTGAAGCTCCTTATGAGTTTGCTACTTCATTAGCTGCTTGGAAACTAATGGACATAAAAGAAAAATATGGAAGACATGCGTTTTGTGGAATGGGCGGAGCTAGAACTTCATGTGAGAGTTCTTATATGTTCCAAAAATTTGTAAGAGAGGCTATGGATTCTCCACATGTTGATAACTGTGCTAGGGTTTGTCACTCTCCGTCATTAAAGGGAATGAGAACAACTATTGGTGAGGGGGCAGCTACAAATCCTTTTGATGATATTTTTAAAACTGAAAATATAGTTGTAATGGGTTCAAACACAACAGAAGCTCATCCAATAGTTGCAAATAGAATGATAAAAGCAGCACGAGATAAAACAGCAACTTTGTCTGTAATTGATGTAAGACAAACTCAACTTTCAAAATTTGGTGAGCAATTAATCATTCCTTATGAAGCAAATCTTTTGGTTTTAAATATGATGGCTTATGTAATTTTGAGTGAAAAACTTTATAATACAGAATTTATAGATTCAAGATGTACTGGATTTGAAGCATATAAAGAGTCTATTTTAAATGATCCTTATGCAAATCCTGAATTTATGGCACAAGTAAAAGGATATGAGTATTTAGTTGAACAAATTCCTCAGGTTGCAAGACTATATGCTACTAAAAAATCTATGTTTTTTTGGGGATTAGGAATTACTGAACATCTTGATGGAAGTTATGCTGTAATGGCAATTACACATTTAGCAATGATGACTGGAAATATTGGAAAAACTGGAACTGGACTTATGCCACTTCGAGGTCAAAATAATGTTCAAGGTGCATGTGACACTGGATGTTTACCATATTATGGACCTGATTATACAGTTCCTGAAGAAATAGGTTTAATGACTCCTCAATTAATAGATGAAATGATTGCTGGACGTATAAAAGCTATGTATGTAATGGGTGAAGATATTGCTCATATTCATCCAAATCAAAATAAAGTTCATAAAGGTTTAGCTAATTTAGAGTTAATTATTTCAAATGAATTATTTATGAATGAAATTACTAAAATGGCAGATATTATTTTTGGTGTTAAATCAGCTTATGAAAAAACAGGTGTTTATGTAAATGCCATGAGAAGATTACATCTTTCTCAACCTTTAGTAAAAACAGATTTACCTGATGACTGGGAAGTTTTAAGGGATATTGAAAATAAAATCAATGGAGAATTTGAATTCAAAAATAGTGAAGATGTATGGAATGAAGCAAAAGAAGCTGTTGGAAGTAGATTTTCTGGGGCAACTTATCACAAACTTTCAAATAATAGAAATAGAGGAATGCTTTGGCCTATAAAAAAAGAGGATACACCAATTCTTCATGTTGAAGATTTTAGAACAGAAGATGGAAAAGGTACTTTTGCTTATCATCAATATCAATTAAGAGAACAAGTGAAAAAACTTGTAAATAAAGAAGAGTTCGCAAAAAATGAATTTTATTTAACAACTGGAAGAACTATTGTTCAATACAATAATGCAGCTCAAACGCAAAGAAGTGAAGCTTTAAACTCAAAATATGACAAAGATGTAGTTTTAGCTTCAATTGAAGATAAAGACAGAATCGGAAGTGATAATATTATCATGAGAACACAATATGGAGAAACAGCAGTTTTACCTGTTAAGTTTGTAAAAACAATCAAACAAGGAACACTTTTTACAACATTCCATCACGCTGCTTCAAAAGTAAATTATATTTTTGGTGATGAAGCTGATGAGTTAATTATGACAGCAAAGTTTAAGTCTATAAGAGTTGAAGTTGAGTCAATTAAAGATTAA
- the trxC gene encoding thioredoxin TrxC: protein MRVICPSCLSINNVPKKDSYLKANCGKCKESLLDNKPINLTNANFDEVVVNSEIPVIVDFWAPWCGPCKMFAPIFNETSKKYPLKAVFAKVDTELEQTLGSKYHIMSIPTLVVFKNGVEVKRVSGALDPLRLSNLVNEFI, encoded by the coding sequence ATGAGAGTAATTTGTCCTAGTTGTTTAAGCATAAACAATGTTCCAAAAAAAGATTCTTATTTAAAAGCAAATTGTGGAAAATGTAAAGAGTCACTTTTAGACAACAAACCTATAAATCTAACAAATGCAAACTTTGATGAAGTTGTTGTAAATAGTGAAATTCCAGTAATTGTAGATTTTTGGGCGCCTTGGTGTGGACCTTGTAAAATGTTTGCTCCAATATTTAATGAAACATCAAAGAAATATCCATTAAAAGCAGTTTTTGCAAAAGTTGATACGGAGCTTGAACAAACTTTAGGTAGTAAATATCATATTATGTCGATTCCGACTTTGGTTGTTTTCAAAAATGGTGTTGAAGTAAAAAGAGTAAGTGGAGCGTTAGATCCACTTAGATTATCAAATCTAGTAAATGAATTTATTTAG
- a CDS encoding DUF3010 family protein produces MNICGIELKANNVILVVLKNSDYIDIKIKKIVLEDDEKQEDIRKFCNEFLDFLQKNEIEKVFIKKRAKKGTFSGGAVTFKLEGLIQLNPFCSVDLISAQSISTFEKKNQIEFPKELKKYQEQAYLTALCNL; encoded by the coding sequence ATGAATATTTGTGGAATTGAATTAAAAGCTAATAATGTGATTTTAGTTGTATTAAAAAATAGTGACTATATAGATATTAAAATAAAAAAAATAGTTCTTGAAGATGATGAAAAACAAGAGGATATTAGAAAATTTTGTAATGAATTTTTAGATTTTTTACAAAAAAATGAAATCGAAAAAGTCTTTATAAAAAAACGAGCAAAAAAAGGTACTTTTTCTGGAGGAGCAGTTACATTTAAACTTGAAGGATTAATTCAACTAAATCCTTTTTGTAGTGTTGATTTAATCTCAGCTCAAAGTATCAGCACTTTTGAAAAGAAAAATCAAATAGAATTTCCAAAAGAGTTAAAAAAATATCAAGAACAAGCATATCTTACAGCACTTTGTAATCTTTAA
- a CDS encoding universal stress protein yields MSKNKILVLSDLREFTEIVAQKAIYLANKYEKEIDVLHVEDESFLKFFKEKTECSLDKSKAILKSIYKDKANIFCKCGNFIEIVKEHIEKNNISTVIVGFKRERTFLEDIFNGSNLSNIIRKLDIPVIVIKTEDEPNYKNILVPTDLSKASKINIEYLVSIFPEANFHIEHYYKAFFEDRVKLYGFDDDEAHDFVDFYADEAQKDLDNFIKSLEIPSEIKIFKKAKKYVNIKSMVDESIEYKTIDLLGLSVGSSLSIFSFDLLEDSKKDVIIYKVKGD; encoded by the coding sequence ATGAGTAAAAATAAAATATTAGTTTTAAGTGACCTTAGAGAGTTTACGGAAATCGTAGCTCAAAAAGCTATATATTTAGCAAATAAATATGAAAAAGAGATTGATGTACTTCATGTTGAAGATGAGTCATTTTTAAAATTTTTTAAAGAAAAAACAGAGTGTTCTTTGGATAAAAGCAAAGCTATTTTAAAATCGATTTATAAAGATAAAGCAAACATCTTTTGTAAATGTGGAAATTTTATTGAAATAGTAAAAGAACATATAGAAAAAAATAATATATCAACTGTAATTGTAGGATTTAAAAGAGAAAGAACTTTTTTAGAGGATATTTTTAATGGTTCAAATTTAAGTAACATCATAAGAAAATTAGATATTCCTGTAATTGTAATTAAAACAGAAGATGAACCTAATTATAAAAATATTTTAGTTCCAACAGATTTATCAAAAGCTTCAAAAATAAATATAGAATATTTAGTATCAATATTTCCAGAAGCAAATTTTCATATTGAACATTATTATAAAGCATTTTTTGAAGATAGGGTAAAACTATATGGATTTGATGATGATGAAGCTCATGATTTTGTTGATTTTTATGCAGATGAAGCTCAAAAAGATTTGGATAATTTTATTAAGAGTTTAGAAATCCCAAGTGAAATAAAGATATTTAAAAAAGCTAAAAAATATGTAAATATAAAATCAATGGTTGATGAATCAATTGAATATAAAACAATAGATTTATTAGGTCTTTCAGTGGGCTCAAGTCTTAGTATTTTTTCTTTTGATTTACTTGAAGATTCTAAAAAAGATGTAATTATTTATAAAGTAAAAGGAGATTGA
- a CDS encoding putative Na+/H+ antiporter yields MPPTTIQIIAAVIFALSIIHIFSTKYFERLAHKSTKHSGLFHLLGEVEVVFGAWALILVLIMFSLSGKIETIKYINERSYIETMFVFVIMVIAATRPILQTVMLLVKKLSDIIPFKGAVGFYIVVMAFVPILGSFITEPAAMTLAALILSDKLFSQEISKKLKYMTLGVLFVNISIGGTLTSFAAPPILMVAATWDWDSYFMFSQFGWKAVIAIFINTSLMITFFYKELASLKIKTTVSDREEIPFGIVFTHFTFLILVVVFAHYPAIFMSIFLFFLGITHAYQQYQDRLMLREGLLVAFFLGGLVVLGGQQQWWLQDLIVNMSSGQVFFGAIGVGAFTDNAAITYLVSLVEGLSDEFKYTLVAGAVTGGGLTIIANAPNPAGAAILKNHFEDSSIDPIYLFLGAILPTIIAGSCFLLL; encoded by the coding sequence ATGCCACCTACAACTATACAAATTATTGCAGCAGTAATATTTGCTTTATCAATTATTCATATTTTTTCAACAAAATATTTTGAAAGACTTGCCCACAAAAGCACAAAACATTCAGGACTTTTTCATTTATTAGGAGAAGTTGAAGTTGTATTTGGCGCTTGGGCATTAATTTTAGTTTTAATAATGTTTTCTTTATCTGGGAAAATAGAAACAATTAAATATATAAACGAAAGAAGTTACATTGAAACAATGTTTGTTTTCGTTATTATGGTTATTGCAGCTACTCGTCCAATTTTACAAACAGTTATGCTTTTAGTTAAAAAACTATCTGATATTATTCCTTTCAAAGGTGCAGTTGGATTTTATATAGTTGTTATGGCTTTTGTTCCTATTTTGGGTTCATTTATAACAGAACCAGCTGCTATGACTTTAGCTGCTTTGATTTTATCTGATAAATTATTTTCACAAGAAATATCTAAAAAATTAAAATATATGACATTGGGTGTTCTATTTGTAAATATTTCAATAGGTGGAACTTTAACAAGTTTTGCTGCACCTCCAATTTTGATGGTAGCTGCAACTTGGGATTGGGATAGTTATTTTATGTTTTCACAATTTGGATGGAAAGCAGTAATTGCAATTTTTATTAATACTAGTTTGATGATTACTTTTTTTTACAAAGAGTTAGCATCTTTAAAAATAAAAACTACCGTTTCAGATAGGGAAGAAATACCTTTTGGTATTGTATTTACCCATTTTACTTTTTTGATATTAGTAGTTGTATTTGCACATTATCCTGCAATATTTATGAGTATTTTTTTATTCTTTTTAGGAATAACACATGCTTATCAACAATATCAAGATAGATTAATGTTAAGAGAAGGACTATTAGTAGCTTTTTTCTTAGGTGGATTAGTTGTTTTAGGTGGACAACAACAATGGTGGCTTCAAGATTTAATTGTAAATATGAGTAGTGGTCAAGTCTTCTTTGGTGCGATTGGAGTAGGGGCTTTTACTGATAATGCTGCAATTACTTATTTGGTTTCTTTAGTTGAGGGCTTATCTGATGAATTTAAATATACCTTAGTTGCTGGTGCAGTTACGGGTGGAGGATTAACTATTATTGCCAATGCTCCAAATCCAGCAGGTGCAGCAATTTTAAAAAATCATTTTGAAGATAGTTCGATAGATCCAATATATTTATTTTTAGGAGCAATTCTACCAACAATTATTGCAGGTAGTTGTTTTCTCTTATTATAA
- a CDS encoding universal stress protein, translated as MRKNKILFATDFSQKSFKIIENILKYIQNKENELYIIHVIKNQLLEEKLDKELTKKKGFKILKKYFPTLIEENFFCINGNIEDQIAYHTDKLMVSLVILGYSKKDDFISRFFESSNTKDIVRNLNTPSLIIKSKKSISFDNILIPTDLSLESKNYINEVSKLFPDAKIKIYYAYSIPYEKKLNFYSFEEKINESQNEAKQTLLKTAHDFYNSLEIKNKSKFILKESELSVENLIKDSKNIEPDLIAVHTTGFFSFFAFYLVEHSKINILIKKMN; from the coding sequence ATGAGAAAAAATAAAATATTATTTGCAACGGATTTTTCACAAAAAAGTTTTAAAATTATTGAAAATATTTTGAAATATATTCAAAATAAAGAGAATGAACTTTATATAATTCATGTAATAAAAAATCAATTACTTGAAGAAAAACTCGATAAAGAACTTACAAAAAAGAAAGGTTTTAAAATATTAAAAAAATATTTTCCAACTTTAATAGAAGAAAACTTTTTTTGTATAAATGGAAATATAGAAGATCAAATTGCATATCATACTGATAAATTGATGGTTTCACTTGTTATACTTGGATATAGTAAAAAGGATGATTTTATTAGTAGATTTTTTGAAAGTTCTAATACAAAAGATATTGTAAGAAATTTAAATACTCCTAGTTTAATAATCAAGTCAAAAAAATCTATTAGTTTTGATAATATTTTAATTCCAACTGATTTATCTTTAGAATCTAAGAATTACATAAATGAAGTATCAAAGTTATTTCCTGATGCAAAAATAAAGATTTATTACGCTTATTCTATACCTTATGAAAAAAAATTAAATTTTTATAGTTTTGAAGAAAAGATAAATGAATCACAAAACGAAGCAAAACAAACTTTATTAAAAACAGCACATGATTTTTACAACTCTTTAGAGATTAAAAATAAAAGTAAATTTATTCTAAAAGAATCAGAATTAAGTGTTGAAAATCTTATTAAAGATTCAAAAAATATTGAACCTGATTTAATAGCAGTTCATACTACTGGTTTTTTTAGTTTTTTTGCTTTTTATTTAGTTGAACATTCAAAAATAAATATTTTAATTAAAAAAATGAACTAA
- a CDS encoding potassium/proton antiporter produces MESIELYLLIAGFLILLSVITSKLSSRFGIPSLFIFLALGMLAGSDGILGIHFDNVEIAQNIGTLALIFILFGGGLDTAWKAVRPVLKDGLILATLGVLLTAFIVALCVYYILDFTFLESLLLSAIISSTDAAAVFAILRSKGILLKKKLTPLLELESGSNDPMAIFLTIAILQILLLPESPSMVEWIFKFFLQFLIGGALGFTFGFLLPIILNRLHLNYYGLYPVFTIGWILFLFAASSMLGGNGFLAVYLAGIVANTKEFVHKKNLIGFHDGLSWIMQIAVFLALGLLVFPSQLPDVAIKGLIISLWLMFVARPIGVFLCTMFGSHTIKDRLFISWVGLRGAVPIILATYPYSSNFEHSNLIFNIVFFIVLFSILIQGTTLPLMAKWLKVELKTRESKDDNEDVVASPLFYHTLKQFYIEANSPVIGKSIVELNLPQTFLILLIKRDKDYLKPTGSTILLENDMLLIQCTSESRYKKVLKRFNSF; encoded by the coding sequence ATGGAATCTATTGAATTATATTTATTAATAGCTGGATTTTTAATATTGCTTAGTGTAATAACAAGCAAATTATCAAGTAGATTTGGCATACCTTCGTTATTTATTTTTTTGGCACTTGGAATGCTAGCTGGTTCTGATGGGATTTTAGGAATACATTTTGACAATGTTGAAATCGCACAAAATATTGGAACTTTAGCTCTTATTTTTATTTTATTTGGAGGAGGTTTAGACACTGCTTGGAAAGCTGTAAGACCTGTATTAAAAGATGGTTTAATACTTGCTACTTTAGGAGTTTTATTAACAGCTTTTATTGTTGCTTTATGTGTATATTATATATTAGATTTTACTTTTTTAGAATCTTTATTATTAAGTGCAATTATATCTTCAACAGATGCAGCAGCAGTTTTTGCAATATTAAGATCAAAAGGTATTTTACTTAAGAAAAAACTTACTCCTTTATTAGAATTAGAATCAGGAAGTAATGATCCAATGGCGATTTTCCTAACAATTGCTATTTTACAAATTTTATTGTTGCCTGAAAGTCCTTCTATGGTAGAGTGGATTTTTAAATTTTTCTTACAATTTCTTATAGGTGGAGCCTTAGGTTTTACTTTTGGATTTTTATTACCAATAATACTAAATAGATTGCATTTAAATTATTATGGACTTTATCCAGTATTTACAATTGGCTGGATTTTATTTCTTTTTGCAGCTTCATCAATGCTTGGAGGAAATGGATTTTTAGCTGTTTATTTAGCAGGAATTGTTGCAAATACAAAAGAATTTGTTCATAAAAAGAATTTAATTGGTTTTCATGATGGTTTATCATGGATTATGCAAATTGCAGTTTTCTTAGCTTTAGGACTTCTTGTTTTCCCTTCACAACTTCCAGATGTTGCTATAAAAGGATTAATTATTTCTTTATGGCTGATGTTTGTAGCAAGACCAATTGGAGTTTTTTTATGTACGATGTTTGGTTCCCATACAATAAAAGATAGATTATTTATCTCTTGGGTTGGATTAAGAGGTGCTGTACCAATTATATTAGCTACTTATCCATATTCATCAAATTTTGAACATTCAAATTTAATTTTTAATATAGTATTTTTTATTGTTTTATTTTCGATATTAATTCAAGGAACAACTTTGCCTTTAATGGCAAAATGGTTAAAGGTTGAACTAAAAACAAGAGAATCAAAAGATGATAATGAAGATGTTGTTGCTTCTCCATTGTTTTATCATACTTTGAAACAATTTTATATTGAAGCTAACTCTCCTGTTATTGGAAAAAGTATAGTAGAATTAAATCTTCCCCAAACTTTTTTAATTCTTTTAATAAAAAGAGATAAAGATTATCTAAAACCAACAGGTTCAACAATTCTTTTGGAAAATGATATGTTATTAATTCAATGTACCAGTGAAAGTAGATATAAAAAGGTTTTAAAAAGATTTAATTCTTTTTAA
- the thiI gene encoding tRNA uracil 4-sulfurtransferase ThiI — MINQEIKTQKFIIKYFTEIMIKGSTAKRQMISQVYNNLVNLLSKISKDITIKKFFDKIEVVCPIEVVDIVRMKLLDTPGIQQILEAMQFDNMNTLDDIKVKVNEMMAHEIQGKSFVVRCKRTGTQEFKSTQVEQTVGGYMLAMNDTKGVALKNAEVTINIELVFAQLNIITYKHMGMGGFPIGSQGSILSLMSGGFDSTVASYLTMKRGIKTHFIFFNLGGIAHEIGVKQVAYYLWNKFGSSHRVQFISVPFDDVVTEIFKSVSEPYMGVMLKRLMLIASEKIADTMKIDALVTGESVAQVSSQTLRNLALIDQATNKLVLRPLAMMSKPDIIEIANNIGTSRFAESMPEYCGVISKNPVTHGNYDRIASEARRFDYTVLDEAVRTSVFVNVDEIAEDIGEIGQMDVVSDLNGADYTVIDIRQSADCIETSVETLKIPFYKLKSEFKKLPQDKTYLFYCDKGILSQLHAQFLRDSENYTNIKVYRPL; from the coding sequence ATGATTAATCAAGAGATCAAAACACAAAAATTTATAATTAAATATTTCACAGAAATAATGATAAAAGGCTCAACTGCAAAAAGACAGATGATTTCACAAGTGTATAATAATCTAGTAAATCTTTTATCAAAAATTTCAAAAGATATAACTATAAAAAAGTTTTTTGATAAGATAGAAGTAGTATGTCCAATTGAAGTAGTTGATATTGTAAGAATGAAACTTCTTGATACACCAGGAATCCAACAAATACTTGAAGCAATGCAATTTGATAATATGAATACTTTAGATGACATCAAAGTAAAAGTAAATGAAATGATGGCACATGAAATACAAGGTAAATCTTTTGTAGTTAGATGTAAAAGAACAGGAACTCAAGAGTTCAAATCAACTCAAGTTGAACAAACTGTTGGTGGATATATGTTAGCAATGAATGACACAAAAGGTGTTGCTTTAAAAAATGCAGAAGTTACAATAAATATTGAACTTGTATTTGCACAATTAAATATAATTACTTATAAACACATGGGAATGGGTGGATTTCCAATAGGAAGTCAAGGAAGTATTTTATCTCTTATGTCTGGTGGATTTGACTCAACAGTGGCCTCATATTTAACTATGAAAAGAGGAATAAAAACTCACTTTATTTTCTTTAATCTTGGCGGAATTGCACATGAAATTGGTGTAAAACAAGTAGCTTATTATCTATGGAATAAATTTGGAAGTTCTCATCGAGTTCAGTTTATTTCTGTTCCTTTTGATGATGTTGTAACTGAAATATTCAAAAGTGTAAGTGAACCATATATGGGAGTTATGTTAAAAAGACTTATGTTAATAGCTTCTGAAAAAATAGCTGATACTATGAAAATTGATGCTCTTGTAACAGGTGAAAGTGTTGCCCAAGTTTCAAGTCAAACTTTAAGAAACCTAGCTTTAATTGACCAAGCTACAAATAAACTTGTATTAAGACCACTTGCAATGATGAGTAAACCTGATATTATCGAAATTGCAAATAATATTGGAACAAGTAGATTTGCAGAATCAATGCCTGAGTATTGTGGAGTTATTTCAAAAAATCCAGTAACCCATGGAAATTATGACAGAATTGCTAGTGAAGCTAGAAGATTTGATTATACGGTTTTAGATGAAGCTGTAAGAACATCTGTTTTTGTAAATGTAGATGAAATTGCTGAAGATATTGGTGAAATAGGGCAAATGGATGTAGTTAGTGATTTAAATGGTGCAGATTATACAGTTATTGATATTAGACAAAGTGCTGATTGTATAGAAACTTCTGTTGAAACACTAAAAATTCCATTTTACAAATTAAAAAGTGAGTTTAAAAAACTTCCACAAGATAAAACTTATCTGTTTTATTGTGACAAAGGAATTTTAAGTCAACTTCATGCTCAATTTTTAAGAGATAGTGAAAATTATACAAATATTAAAGTTTATAGACCATTATAA
- a CDS encoding DoxX family protein: protein MRNTIKLIRLSLGIIFIWYGMLKFFPSLSPAEDLAIKTIDIMFFGLISPTLSIKLLALLEVGIGIGFLFGFYTRIVTLIFLGHMLCTFAPLFLLPELSFTHAPYAFTLVGQYIVKNIVFILAGVLIYQNEVGSKFR, encoded by the coding sequence ATGCGTAACACAATAAAACTTATTAGATTGTCTCTAGGAATTATCTTTATATGGTATGGAATGTTAAAGTTCTTTCCTAGTTTAAGTCCAGCAGAAGATTTAGCAATAAAAACTATTGATATTATGTTTTTTGGTTTAATCAGCCCAACATTATCAATAAAACTTTTAGCACTTTTAGAAGTAGGAATTGGAATAGGGTTTCTTTTTGGTTTTTATACAAGAATAGTGACTTTAATTTTTTTAGGACATATGTTGTGTACTTTTGCACCACTATTTTTATTACCTGAGTTGTCATTTACTCATGCACCTTATGCTTTTACCTTGGTTGGTCAATATATAGTTAAAAATATAGTTTTTATTTTAGCTGGAGTATTGATTTATCAAAATGAAGTAGGATCTAAATTTAGATAA
- a CDS encoding DUF3465 domain-containing protein — protein MNKFLFMLFTCFCLSTTIIYANPLIDKAYHSKQSDVQVQGSAKVIKLLSDDNNGSRHQRFVLKLSSNLTILVAHNIDLSNRIENLKVGDTVEFYGEYEWNKKGGVLHWTHHDPKKKHKDGWLKHNGIVYN, from the coding sequence ATGAATAAATTTTTATTTATGCTATTTACTTGCTTCTGTTTAAGCACTACTATTATCTATGCAAATCCTTTAATAGATAAAGCCTATCATAGTAAACAAAGCGATGTTCAAGTACAAGGATCAGCAAAAGTTATAAAACTTTTAAGTGATGACAATAATGGAAGTCGTCATCAAAGATTTGTTCTTAAATTATCTTCAAATCTAACAATATTGGTTGCCCATAACATTGATTTATCAAATCGTATAGAAAATCTTAAAGTTGGTGATACTGTTGAATTTTATGGTGAATATGAATGGAATAAAAAAGGTGGAGTTCTTCATTGGACACATCATGATCCAAAAAAGAAGCATAAAGATGGTTGGTTAAAACATAATGGTATAGTATATAATTAA